The following are encoded in a window of bacterium SCSIO 12643 genomic DNA:
- a CDS encoding transglycosylase domain-containing protein produces MIKRIVRYAIGLILISITLFVLFVVAVNYEVFGHLYSKKELKDFKNQLATEVYSQDGILIGKFFAKNRTNVTYDELPQHLIDALVATEDARYFEHEGVDSRSLIRVLFKTILMNDARSGGGSTITQQLLKNMYGRQKFGPFTILVNKTKEALLAYRLESIYNKEEILTLYLNTIPFGETVYGIESASLLFFNKPVSELNITESAVLVGMLKANTYYNPRLYPEHAFQRKNVVLGQMFKYEYLDQTELDSLQKQEIILDYANLESQGRANYFMVEVKKELKQILETVLNQTGKNWNYRTDGLIVETTLDSRVQGFALNSFKKHLSGKQKKLIQQYQSGTSKKNLSELVTSIIQRNKWENRKDEIVRAEVFSWDSIYYDSITVEDSIKNALLTIQAGYLAISPKTGAVKAWVGGIDFRTNPYDQILAKRQVASTFKPVLYAAALEKGMSPCDYLSNTPLEYEDQGGWKPSNYDHSEGGEYSLTGALIRSKNIPSVDLLFKVGFDEVDYLWRKMGCTGKLHHTPSMALGTVEANMKEMAIAYASFANGGFKINTYTIETIKTADGEVIYEKKKQDLNESILESRSSHLMNEILQKAINQGTGTAIRSRYSVRIPWAGKTGTSQNYGDAWFVGYNPDVVMVSRVGNSYSSIHFNSGSEGSGGRLALPIVALTLQQVQKSKEVLKLYDQDFKELSDPLLQELNCPDFEEDSTLDKLKLFLKKDKTTIEKQESKNKPEKKKSKKKKKKRGLFKKKK; encoded by the coding sequence ATGATAAAACGTATTGTTCGCTACGCAATCGGGCTTATTCTAATAAGCATAACTCTATTTGTATTGTTTGTTGTTGCGGTCAATTATGAGGTTTTTGGTCATCTGTATAGTAAAAAAGAGTTAAAAGATTTTAAAAATCAATTAGCCACGGAAGTTTATAGTCAGGATGGAATTTTGATTGGAAAATTCTTTGCTAAAAACCGTACAAATGTTACTTACGATGAGTTGCCACAACATTTGATTGATGCGTTGGTTGCTACAGAAGATGCACGCTATTTTGAGCATGAAGGTGTGGATTCCAGAAGTTTGATTCGCGTTTTGTTTAAAACCATCCTTATGAACGATGCACGATCAGGAGGAGGTAGTACGATCACACAACAATTGTTGAAGAACATGTATGGTCGTCAGAAGTTTGGCCCGTTTACCATTCTGGTAAATAAGACAAAAGAAGCTTTATTGGCTTATCGTTTAGAATCCATCTATAACAAAGAAGAAATACTGACGCTTTACTTAAATACTATCCCGTTTGGAGAAACAGTCTATGGAATAGAATCGGCTTCATTGTTGTTTTTTAATAAACCTGTTTCAGAACTAAATATTACCGAGAGCGCAGTTCTGGTAGGGATGCTGAAGGCCAATACATATTACAATCCACGATTATATCCAGAGCATGCTTTCCAAAGAAAAAATGTTGTGTTGGGACAAATGTTTAAGTATGAGTATCTGGATCAAACTGAGTTGGATTCACTTCAAAAACAAGAGATCATTTTAGATTATGCAAATCTGGAGTCCCAGGGTCGTGCCAACTATTTTATGGTAGAGGTGAAGAAGGAGTTGAAGCAAATTCTGGAAACAGTTTTAAATCAAACGGGGAAGAATTGGAATTATAGAACCGATGGTTTAATTGTAGAAACAACACTGGATTCGCGAGTACAGGGTTTTGCTTTGAATTCGTTTAAAAAGCACTTATCGGGCAAACAAAAAAAGTTGATTCAACAGTATCAAAGTGGTACTTCTAAAAAGAATTTGAGCGAGTTGGTAACTTCTATTATTCAACGGAACAAATGGGAAAATAGAAAAGATGAAATAGTTCGCGCAGAAGTGTTTTCATGGGATAGTATCTATTATGACTCCATTACTGTAGAAGACAGTATAAAAAATGCATTGTTAACCATTCAGGCCGGATATTTGGCAATTTCACCGAAAACGGGTGCGGTAAAAGCGTGGGTAGGAGGAATTGATTTCAGAACAAATCCGTATGATCAAATATTGGCCAAAAGACAAGTTGCGTCTACGTTTAAACCCGTACTATATGCAGCAGCATTGGAAAAGGGAATGTCCCCATGTGATTACTTGAGTAATACCCCATTAGAATATGAAGATCAGGGCGGATGGAAACCATCAAATTATGATCATTCGGAAGGGGGAGAGTATTCTCTCACAGGTGCTTTGATTCGTTCAAAAAATATCCCATCGGTAGATTTGCTTTTTAAAGTAGGTTTTGATGAGGTAGATTATCTGTGGCGTAAAATGGGATGCACAGGTAAATTGCATCACACGCCTTCAATGGCTTTAGGGACGGTTGAAGCGAATATGAAGGAAATGGCTATTGCTTATGCATCATTTGCCAATGGAGGATTTAAGATCAATACCTATACCATTGAGACCATAAAAACGGCTGATGGAGAGGTTATATATGAAAAGAAAAAACAGGACTTGAACGAGTCCATTTTGGAGTCGCGTTCAAGTCATCTCATGAATGAAATATTGCAGAAAGCAATTAATCAGGGAACAGGAACAGCGATACGCTCTCGATATAGTGTGCGTATTCCCTGGGCCGGGAAAACAGGAACTTCTCAAAATTATGGGGATGCGTGGTTTGTAGGTTATAATCCGGATGTAGTGATGGTAAGTCGTGTAGGGAATTCATATTCCTCCATTCATTTTAATTCCGGTAGCGAAGGCTCTGGCGGGAGATTGGCTTTGCCAATTGTAGCTTTAACATTGCAACAGGTTCAAAAATCAAAGGAAGTTTTGAAATTATACGATCAGGATTTTAAGGAATTATCAGATCCTTTATTGCAAGAATTAAACTGTCCGGATTTTGAAGAAGATAGTACATTGGATAAATTGAAATTGTTCTTGAAAAAAGACAAAACCACGATTGAAAAACAAGAAAGTAAAAACAAACCCGAGAAGAAAAAGTCCAAAAAGAAGAAAAAGAAAAGAGGCTTGTTTAAGAAGAAAAAATAG
- a CDS encoding heme-binding domain-containing protein has product MKKRILLGLVILFLGMQLFRIDMENPTVNYEHDFISMMNPPAEVEAILRTSCYDCHSNETNYPWYSNVAPVSWWVEHHIEEGREELNFSEWGTYDAERKDHKLEECAEEVEEGEMPLQPYTITHGDAKLTDEQKELLEEWFNSVR; this is encoded by the coding sequence ATGAAAAAGCGAATCTTATTGGGGCTGGTTATATTGTTTTTAGGCATGCAGTTGTTTAGAATTGATATGGAGAATCCTACTGTAAATTATGAACATGATTTTATTTCAATGATGAATCCTCCCGCTGAGGTGGAGGCAATTTTGAGAACGTCATGTTATGATTGTCATTCGAATGAAACCAATTATCCATGGTATAGTAATGTTGCGCCAGTTTCCTGGTGGGTAGAACATCATATTGAAGAAGGGAGAGAAGAATTGAATTTTTCAGAGTGGGGTACTTACGATGCAGAGCGTAAAGATCACAAATTGGAAGAGTGTGCTGAGGAGGTAGAAGAAGGCGAAATGCCATTGCAGCCATATACCATTACACATGGTGATGCCAAGTTAACGGATGAACAAAAAGAATTACTGGAAGAGTGGTTCAATTCAGTAAGATAG
- a CDS encoding winged helix-turn-helix transcriptional regulator → MRREHLRYLLLIFIWFFSLGQITARESNELKHYKVAMRMIGHEILKSVGDSTSRVLPVELKEGRFQIQFESSFDFNPDDLTLHMDSVIAEYKIAEHYIVEVEDCTDHQVVYAYEYGTRKDSYVIPCRGREYPEACYEVFVTILGPSPENPKVDSVFSPVLFSSNVSSDPEEKGEHKSKLMLWILPIIIGLGWVMYKRRKEEDVLPSNMLVLGKYQFDTKNMVLQFEGENEELTGKETDLLTLLYHSVNETLEREKILKNVWGDEGDYVGRTLDVFISKLRKKLDRDPNIKIINIRGIGYKLVLNDA, encoded by the coding sequence ATGCGAAGAGAGCACTTAAGATATTTACTTCTTATTTTCATTTGGTTTTTTAGTCTGGGGCAAATCACTGCCAGAGAATCGAATGAATTAAAACACTACAAAGTGGCCATGAGAATGATTGGTCATGAAATACTAAAAAGTGTAGGGGATTCTACTTCAAGAGTATTACCGGTTGAATTAAAAGAGGGACGATTTCAGATTCAATTTGAGTCTTCGTTTGATTTTAACCCTGATGATTTGACACTACATATGGATAGTGTAATCGCTGAATATAAAATAGCTGAGCATTACATTGTGGAAGTGGAAGATTGTACTGACCATCAAGTGGTGTATGCATATGAATATGGGACCAGGAAGGATTCTTATGTGATTCCATGCCGAGGGAGAGAATATCCAGAAGCATGTTATGAAGTATTTGTAACGATTTTAGGACCTTCCCCAGAGAACCCAAAAGTTGACTCTGTATTTTCCCCTGTATTATTTAGCAGCAACGTGTCATCAGATCCTGAAGAAAAAGGAGAGCATAAATCAAAACTGATGTTATGGATTTTACCGATCATTATTGGTCTCGGTTGGGTCATGTATAAAAGGAGAAAGGAAGAGGACGTGCTACCATCCAATATGTTGGTACTTGGAAAATATCAGTTTGACACAAAAAACATGGTATTACAATTCGAAGGTGAAAATGAAGAGTTAACGGGGAAGGAAACAGATTTACTTACACTTCTGTATCATTCTGTAAATGAAACTTTGGAACGCGAAAAAATATTAAAGAATGTGTGGGGGGATGAGGGAGATTACGTAGGAAGAACTCTGGATGTATTTATCTCCAAGCTGAGAAAGAAATTAGATCGGGATCCGAATATCAAAATCATAAATATCAGAGGGATTGGCTATAAGTTAGTATTGAATGATGCTTAA